GTTCCATTCTCAATAGGATGGACTCTGAGTTCATACTTGCTTTCATTGCTGATTTTATTCATTCACGGTTCCCTCCCCATTACAAGAGACAGCAGAGCCATTCTTACAGGAACTCCGTAGAAAGATTGCCTGAAATAAGTGGCATGCGGTGTTTCGTCTATCTGCGGGTCAATTTCATTTATTCTGGGTAACGGGTGCATTATTTTAAGTCCCTCTTTTGCCTCATCAAGAAGCTGTGGAACTATTTTCAGTGATGCTGCCACTTTCTGATATTCGGTTGGATCCGGGAAGCGCTCTTTCTGTATTCGTGTGGCATACAGTACATCAATGTCAGATATTACTTCCTCCATCGAAGATGTCTGGTAAACATTTATGTCGTGGCTTCTGAGATCTTCTATTATTTCTTCCGGCATTCGAAGGCTTTCTGGTGATACCAGGGTAATATCTGCACCATAGAGCGAAAGCGCATAGCAGAGTGAATGTGCAGTCCTTCCATACTTGAGATCTCCTGCAATTGCTATTTTTATTCCCTCCAGATGACTTTCCCTGCGGATTGTATAAAGATCCAGCAGGGTTTGGGTCGGGTGCTGGCCTGCACCGTCTCCGGCATTGATCACAGGGACAGATGAATATTCTGCTGCCATACGTGCGGACCCTTCTTTGGGATGTCGCAGAACAATTGCATCTGCATAGCCATCTATTACCCGGATAGTATCAGCAAGAGTTTCTCCTTTTGAAATTGAACTTGCTTCTACAGATCCCATATTGAGCACGCTGCCACCTGCCCTGACCATTGCAGATTCGAAGGACATCCTGGTTCTGGTACTTGGTTCAAAAAAAAGAAGTGATAATACAAGACCCTGAAGAATATCTGACCTTTCCTTACCCCTTGCCACAGGTTCAAGTTTTTCGGCAGTATCCAGAATGTGATCGA
Above is a genomic segment from Methanosalsum zhilinae DSM 4017 containing:
- the pyrB gene encoding aspartate carbamoyltransferase encodes the protein MKFTNMDIISMKDFSRDMIDHILDTAEKLEPVARGKERSDILQGLVLSLLFFEPSTRTRMSFESAMVRAGGSVLNMGSVEASSISKGETLADTIRVIDGYADAIVLRHPKEGSARMAAEYSSVPVINAGDGAGQHPTQTLLDLYTIRRESHLEGIKIAIAGDLKYGRTAHSLCYALSLYGADITLVSPESLRMPEEIIEDLRSHDINVYQTSSMEEVISDIDVLYATRIQKERFPDPTEYQKVAASLKIVPQLLDEAKEGLKIMHPLPRINEIDPQIDETPHATYFRQSFYGVPVRMALLSLVMGREP